The Impatiens glandulifera chromosome 3, dImpGla2.1, whole genome shotgun sequence genome contains a region encoding:
- the LOC124932670 gene encoding 30S ribosomal protein S9, chloroplastic, translated as MAVVSVSTLSSSFASLSFSSKISQTSISLPSKAFPSLSVVTVPKLRIVGSSATLAPLEDLETTNLEKLVKSRLPGGFAAQPIWGTGRRKCAIARVVLQEGNGNFIINYRDAKEYLQGNPLWIQYVKFPLLALGYEGNYDVFVKAHGGGLSGQAQAISLGIARALLKISESHRQPLRKEGLLTRDSRVVERKKVGLKKARKAPQYSKR; from the exons ATGGCGGTGGTTTCAGTTTCTACTCTCTCTTCTTCCTTCgcatctctctctttctcttcaaaGATTTCACAAACCTCAATTTCCTTACCGTCCAAGGCCTTCCCCTCTTTGAGTGTGGTCACAGTTCCGAAGCTCCGCATTGTCGGCTCATCAGCAACCCTAGCTCCGCTTGAAGATTTGGAGACGACGAACCTCGAGAAGCTCGTAAAGTCAAGACTTCCTGGAGGCTTTGCTGCTCAACCGATATGGGGCACTGGTCGCAGGAAATGTGCTATCGCTCGTGTCGTTCTACAGGAAGGAAACGGAAATTTCATCATAAATTACCGTGATGCAAAG GAATATCTTCAAGGGAACCCACTATGGATTCAGTATGTAAAATTCCCACTATTGGCATTGGGTTATGAAGGAAACTATGATGTGTTTGTGAAGGCCCATGGTGGGGGTTTGTCTGGTCAAGCTCAGGCGATATCACTTGGAATTGCGCGGGCATTGTTGAAGATCAGCGAGAGCCATAGACAGCCGCTGAGGAAAGAGGGACTTTTGACCAGAGATTCGAGAGTGGTGGAAAGGAAGAAGGTTGGGCTTAAGAAAGCTAGGAAAGCACCCCAGTATTCTAAGCGTTGA